The genomic stretch TGCTCAGTGAGGATGTACAGGGTGTAGTCAGTGAGGATGTACAGGGTGTAGTCAGTGTGGATGTACAGGGTGTAGTCAGTGTGGACTGACCGTCGTAGCTGCTCAGTGAGGATGTACAGGGTGTAGTCGGTGAGCGACGGGGCGTAGAACATGGAGTCCTTCAgcttcactcctctctctgtgaTGTCGCTCTCTGAGTTAAACCTCAACACATAGAAGGGACTGGAGACCGGCCCAAACACCTCAAAcacctggaggaggagagagttaaACCTCAACACATAGAAGGGACTGGAGACCGGCCCAAACACCTCAAAcacctggaggaggagagagaatgattaaAGAACCTCCAGTAAATCTCCAGTACTCTGAGGACTCCTCCCCCAGACTCTAAGCCCCTCCTACCTTGCCCACGGCCAGCCTATCAGAGTTGAAGATGACGCTGTCGTCCTTCAGAGGGGGCGTGTCCTTAAATGACTGTATGATCACTGTTGAGGAAACACAACAGACACCAAGAGGGGTCAGAGGGGGTCAGAGGGTAATGTGAAGGGCAGTGGTCAAGGGTCAATCCAGGGTCAAGTTCTCACCACAATATCTGGGGAACCCATTTCATCCCCAAATCCAAAAACACAACCTTAAAAAAAACGGTCAATTTATATTTTTCCTACAACTTATAACcttaaattaaatatattttcatcTCTCTTATCAAAATCAAGAAAACCAACTCTTACATTTTTTCTTAGCCCCGACTAAAGCTCGTAATCCAGACTGTCAAAACCACTGGTGTAGTGTGGAGGGATTAACCCAGCTATTGGATGGTACTGGTCCTAGGGGGAGGGACTAACCCAGCTATTGGATGGTACTGGTCCCAGGGGGAGGGACTAACCCAGCTGTTGGATGGTACTGGTGACTGGTCCTAGGGGGAGGAACTAACCCAGCTGTTGGATGGTACTGGTCCTAGGGGGAGGGACTAACCCAGCTATTGGATGGTACTGGTCCTAGGGGAGGGACTAACCCAGCTGTTGGATGGTACTGGTCCTAGGGGGAGGGACTAACCCAGCTATTGGATGGTACTGGTCCTAGGGGGAGGGACTAACCCAGCTATTGGATGGTACTGGTCCTAGGGGGAGGGACTAACCCAGCTATTGGATGGTACTGGTCCTAGGGGGAGGGACTAACCCAGCTATTGGATGGTACTGGTCCTAGGGGGAGGGATTAACCCAGCTATTGGATGGTACTGGTCCTAGGGGGAGGGATTAACCCAGCTGTTGGATGGTACTGGTCCTAGGGGGAGGGACTAACCCAGCTGTTGGATGGTACTGGTCCTAGGGGGAGGGACTAACCCAGCTGTTGGGTGGTACTGGTCCTAGGGGGAGGGACTAACCCAGCTATTGGATGGTACTGGTCCTAGGGGGAGGGACTAACCCAGCTGTTGGATGATGCTGGTGACTGATCCCAGGGGCAGTATCTCCGCCTCCTCTGGTAGAACAACCGTCAACTCCTCGACAGCAGGcaactcctacacacacacacacacacacacacacacacacaattttcaTGTGAATACGACGCTAACTTTATTTTTACTCACATGAAGTTCTGAATTCCCAGAGGAGAGATACAAGAGAGGTGtcgggggttagagagaggtcaggggggttagagagaggtcaggggttagagagagatcaggggttagagagaggtcaggggttagagagaggccaggggttagagagaggcgCCAGGGGTTCGAGAGAGgccaggggttagagagagaccaggggttagagagagaccaggggttagagagagatcaggggttagagagaggcgccaggggttagagagaggtcaggggttagagaggtcaggggttagagagaggctCCAGGGGTtagagaggtcaggggttagagagaggcgCCAGGGGTTAAAGgccaggggttagagagaggtcaggggttagagaggTCAGGGGTACCTCAGGCAGGATCTCATCCAGGGTTTTGATGGAACAGGGTTTCTTTGTCCGACTGAagccttcatcatcatcatcttcgtCATCTGCCTGACCTAACACAACAGCCAGCGTCACACCGGAGGAAGAGGAGTCTGAATCACTGTCTGAGGAGGAGCTGCTGCCGTCCCGCTGGACCCGGACACACACACCGTCCCGCTGGTCCCGGACACACACACCGTCCCGCTGGTCCCGGACACACACACCGTCCTGTAACGTCAACAGTACCTGGGGGAGGTCCTGGGGTGGGTCGTGGGGGAGGTTCTGGGGGGGGTCCTGGGGGAGGTTCTGGGGGGGGTTCTGAGAGGGGTCCTGGGGTGGGTCCAGGGGGAGGTTCTGAGAGGGGTCCAGGGAGACGTCcttggggaggtgtgtgtgtgtggttccgtCTCCCAGCTCGGAGCTCGAGACAGAGTTGAGATTCTCCGTAACCTccatctcctctgctcctcccgttaACTCCGCAGGTAAACGGCTGTCTGAGGTCACGGAGGTCAGTCCCTGAGGTTCTGTCTCAGCTGTGCATTCTTCCTCCCGGTGCTCGGTGCTGGTACCGTTGTTAAGTTCCagttcctctctgtgtgtctctgctgaGCTCTGAAGAACCTCTGGTACCACGGCCGTCTCCTCTGGTTGGGCCTCCATCCTGTTACTGGGTAGAGACTATCACACCTGGGGACCTGGATACCACAACTACAATCAGCTGGGTAGAGACTATCACACCTGGATACCACAACTACAATCAGCTGGGTAGAGACTATCACACCTGGATACCACAACTACAATCAGCTGGGTAGAGACTATCACACCTGGATACCACAACTACAATCAGCTGGGTAGAGACTATCACACCTGGATACCACAACTACAATCAGCTGGGTAGAGACTATCACACCTGGATACCACAACTACAATCAGCTGGGTAGAGACTATCACACCTGGATACCACAACTACAATCAGCTGGGTAGAGACTATCACACCTGGATACCACAACTACAATCAGCTGGGTAGAGACTATCACACCTGGATACCACAACTACAATCAGCTGGGTAGAGACTATCACACCTGGATACCACAACTACAATCAGCTGGGTAGAGACTATCACACCTGGATACCACAACTACAATCAGCTGGGTAATAGTCACTAGGAACCACACAGAACGGAAGCTAACAGACGCAAACGGGACAAACCCTCCCGCAGGGCTGTATAGcccaggtacagtgagggaaaaaagtatttgatcccctgctgattttgtacgttttcccactgacaaagaaatgatcagtctatcattttaatggtaggtttatttgaacagtgagagacagaataacaacaacaaaaaatccagaaaaatgttataaattgatttgcattttaatgagggaaataagtatttgaccccctctgaaaaacatgacttagtacttggtggtacACATTTTTACCTTGGTCAACTACCCTGCCCCATTGGTTACTTTCAGGTATTAGCTAACTTTAGAACTAGCTGGATAGCTAGTCTGCCAGCCACATCTATGAAAAAATACGTTTTACAATCAGAGTTCATAACACTGGAGTTAAAttcgtagctagctaacgttagctagtccaCTAGTTAATAAAACAGTTATGTAGCTtggttgctaacgttagctagtccaCTAGTTAATAAAACAGTTATGTAGGTtggttactaacgttagctagtccaCTAGTTAATAAAACAGTTATGTAGCTtggttgctaacgttagctagtccaCTAGTTAATAAAATAGTTATGTAGGTtggttactaacgttagctagtccaCTAGTTAATAAAACAGTTATGTAGCTtggttgctaacgttagctagtccaCTGGTTAATACAACAGTTATGTAGCTTGGTTGCTAGGCATTCTCAGAACCAGACAACGTTACTGTTAGTCGGAGTTTTAAATTATCTTTAGTATTGTATCGCCAATTCTGTATTATACCGATGACATTATTACAATGTTGTGCATCATATTACAAACGTGTAGATGAAGATGGACTTACGTTAGAGTAGTTAAGGCTGTAAATCTGTTCTCGGTCTGCTCTCTGCTACTCTCAGTAACGTTACTCTGCTGTTCGCAACACGTTTTGATTCGGAAACAACGTGGTCTTGTTGTCTTCCGGGTTGTGGAACCTTCTTTCCGCCGCCGGATGAAATGACGGACAGTGTTGTGCGACGGACCAGCAACATCCGCCGGAGTTGTCAATACAGAACACGTGTGTTCAACCGATGATCAGACTTCGCACATACAACTAAAACATGGTAAAATTACACTTATTTAACATCGTTAACATGTATctatatatgtataaatatatttAGCTAAACCTTGATTTATATAACGTTATAGCGCTCTTAGAACCTAGTGAATGTATACTGCacgaaaatataaacgcaaccatTTCAACGATTTATGAGTTAaagttaatataaggaaatcagtcaattgaaataaataaattaggccctaatctatggatttcacgtgactTTCACAAGCACCACGTCtaggacttgcctagttaaataaaaaaaaataggtcctaaggcttcttaacagcttctacccccaagccataagactgctgaacagctaatcaaatggatacccggactatttgcattgaataCTCATTTATTTACGCTGCTGCTCTCCgctgttcattatctatgcataatcactttacccctacctacatattacctcgactagcctgtacccccgccgATAGCCtcattgttgttattgttttgttttttttactttagtttatttattaaatattttcttaactcttattttactTAAGCTtttaagtaagtatttcacatgactgggcagggacgcagcgatgggtgggcctgggagggctccacccactggggagccaggtccagccaatcagaatgagtttttccccacaaagggctttattacagacagaaatactcctcagtttcatcagctgtctgggtggctggtctcaaacgaTCCCATCggcgaagaagccggatgtggaggtcctgggctggtgtggtctgcggttatgaggccagttggacgtactgccaaattctctaaaatgactttggaggtggcttatagtagagaaatgaacattaaattctcagGCAACAGCCCTGGAGAaaatttctgcagtcagcatgtcaattgcacgcttcctcaaaacatcagacatctgtggcattgtgttgtgtgacaaaacttcacattttagagtgaccttttattgtcccccagcacaaggtgcacctgtgtaatgatcatgccgtttaaatcagcttcttgatatgccacagctaTCAGCTGGATGGGAAATACGCTTTCTGTGCGTATGGACATTTCTAGGATATTCTATTTCAGTtattgaaacatgggaccaacactttacatgttgggtttatattttagttcagtgtagaaTAATGCAAGGAAGTGTTCTaacagtcgtgtgtgtgtgtgtgtgtgtgtgtgtgtgtgtgtagccgaAGGCGGGGAAAGGTAAACCAACTCAGAAGGAGAAGGTGTGTCATCCCTATAGCAGGAAAGCTGCTTACCTGGCCAGCCAGGAGATACGTCTGGGAAAGAAGGagaggtaaggagggagggagatggtttGCGTTTGTGTTTTGAACAGAGAGAATCCTGTATATTCTTATATATTTATAAAGTTAAGTGTGTATCTCTGCCTCCACAGACAAAAGAGTGAGAAGGCCACTCGTCTCAACAGCATTGGTGAGTCTgacagtctgttactgtactattattgttactgtactactgttactgaacatctgctgtctcagccactgcctgtcaccaagggagtaccccaaggctcgatcctaggccccacactcttctcaatttacatcaacaacaacagctcaagcagtaggaagctctctcatccatttatatgcatattttttatatttcacctttatttaactaggcaagtcagttaagaacaaattcttatttacaatgacggcctacaaacggactcctgcggggacgggggctctccatgattgagtctttgaatgaagagatggagataaaactgtccagtttgagtgtttgttgcagctcgttccagtcgctagctgcagcgaactgaaaagaggagcgacccagggatgtgtgtgctttggggacctttaacacaatgtgactggcagaacgggtgttgtatgtggaggatgagggctgcagtagatctctcagataggggggagtgaggcctaagagggttttataaataagcatcaaccagtgggtcttgcgatggttatacagagatgaccagtttacagaggagtatggagtgcagtgatgtgtcctataaggagcgttggtggcaaatctgatggccgaatggtaaagaacatctagccgctcgagagcacccttacctgtcgatctataaattatgtctccgtaatctagcatgggtaggatggtcatctgaatcagggttagtttggcagctggggtgaaagaggagcgattacgatagaggaaaccaagtctagatttaacttcagcctgcagctttgatatgtgctgagagaaggacagtgtaccatctagccatactcccaagtacttgtatgaggtgactacctccagCTGTAAACCcccagaggtagtaatcacacctgtaggGGAGAGGGGCGTTCTTCTACCCAAACCACAtcaccttgttctgaacacctccaaaacaaaggtcaagtgcagagaaagcttgttggacaccaataaagctttgttgtagagcgtttaacacaaaatctcttcattcaaagactcaaacatggacactcttactgacagttgtagctgctgtgatgtattgttgtctctaccttcttcctttgtgctgttgtctgggaccaataatgtttgtaccatgttttgtgctgctaccatgttgtgtttctaccatcttgttgtcatgttgtttctaccttgttgttgtcatgttgtttctACCTTGTTGTTGACACGTTGTTTCTACCTTGTTGTTGACACGTTgtatctaccatgttgttgtcatgttgtttctaccatgttgtcatgttgtgtttctaccatgttgtcatgttgtgttgctaccatgttgtttctaccatgttgtcatgttgtttctaccatgttgttgtcatgttgttccTACCTTGTTGTTGACACGTTGTatctaccatgttgtcatgttgtgtttctaccatgttgttgtcatgttgtgttactaccatgttgtgttcctaccatgttgttgtcatgttgtttctACCTTGTTGTTGACACgttgtttctaccatgttgttgtcatgttgtgttgctaccatgttgttgtcatgttgtgttgctaccatgttgttgtcatgttgtgttgctaccatgttgttgttgtgttgctaccatgttgttgtcatgtgttgctaccatgttgttgtcatgttgtgtttctaccatgttgttgtcatgttgtatctaccatgttgttgtcatgtttggtctaccttgttgttgtcatgttgtgtttctaccatgttgttgtcatgttgtgttgctaccatgttgttcacacgttgtgttgctaccatgttgttgacacaacatgacaacaacaaggTAGTTTGTTTAGTAAATTTTGTGGTAATAAGAAAAGACAGGTAGGGTGTACCCCCTCTTaccttgtattgtgtgtgtgtgttggttagtACAGCAGTAGGGTGTACCCCCTCTTACcttctattgtgtgtgtgtgtaggtgagtacAGCGGTAGGGTGTACCCCCTCTTACCttgtattgtttgtgtgtgtaggtgagtacAGCGGTAGGGTGTACCCCCTCTTaccttgtattgtgtgtgtgtattggttagTACAGCGGTAGGGTGTACCCCCTCTTaccttgtattgtgtgtgtgtgttggttagtACAGCAGTAGGGTGTACCCCCTCTTaccttgtattgtgtgtgtgtgtgtgttggttagtACAGCAGTAGGGTGTACCCCCTCTTAccttgtattgtgtgtaggtgagTACAGCGGTAGGGTGTACCCCCTCTTaccttgtattgtgtgtgtgtgtaggtgagtacAGCAGTAGTGTGTACCCCCTCTTAccttgtattgtgtgtgttggtGAGTACCGCGGTAGGGTGTACCCCCTCTTaccttgtattgtgtgtgtgtgtaggtgagtacAGCAGTAGGGTGTACCCCCTCTTaccttgtattgtgtgtgtgtgtgtgtgtgtgtgtaggtgagtacAGCGGTAGGGTGTACCCCCTCTTaccttgtattgtgtgtgtgtgtaggtgagtacAGCAGTAGGGTGTACCCCCTCTTAccttgtattgtgtgtgttggtGAGTACAGCGGTAGGGTGTACCCCCTCTTaccttgtattgtgtgtgtgtgtaggtgagtacAGCAGTAGGGTGTACCCCCTCTTaccttgtattgtgtgtgtgtgtgtgtgtgtgtgtaggtgagtacAGCGGTAGGGTGTACCCCCTCTTAccttgtattgtgtgtgttggtGAGTACAGCGGTAGGGTGTACCCCCTCTTaccttgtattgtgtgtgtgtgtgtaggtgagtacAGCAGTAGGGTGTACCCCCTCTTAccttgtattgtgtgtgttggtGAGTACAGCGGTAGGGTGTACCCCCTCTTACCttgtattgtgtgtatgtgttggtgaGTACAGCAGTAGGGTGTACCCCCTCTTAccttgtattgtgtgtgttggtGAGTACAGCGGTAGAGTGTACCCCCTCTTaccttgtattgtgtgtgtgtgtgtgtaggtgataaGCTGCAGTGGTTTCAGAGCCAGCTGGACTCTGAGAAGACAGAGTTCACCAAACAGGACGCCTGTCACATCATAGAGAGGTCAGGACCCGTGTCGATGTTCATGTGTAGTTTGCTCTTTCTCCTTCATTTCCACAAACTGTTGCTTTCTCAATGTCTTCACCAGgtctaaacccaacaatgtagTAATCAATGTCTTTACCAGgtctaaacccaacaatgtagTAATCAATGTCTTTACCAGGTCTAAACCCCAACAATGTAGTAATCAATGTCTTTACCAGgtctaaacccaacaatgtagTAATCAATGTCTTTACCAGgtctaaacccaacaatgtaatcaatatcaatgtctTACTATTAGTGGATTAGCTTTTCTaaatcatttttggacagaaaaatTCAGATTTTTGCGACGTTACGAATGTTGAAATATTCGTCAAAAGATCgaccagggtccagagtaacgccgaggtccttcacagggtccagagtaacgcccagGTCCTtcacagggtccagagtaacgcccagGTCCTtcacagggtccagagtaacgcccagGTCTTtcacagggtccagagtaacgcccagGTCCTtca from Salmo trutta unplaced genomic scaffold, fSalTru1.1, whole genome shotgun sequence encodes the following:
- the LOC115182770 gene encoding H/ACA ribonucleoprotein complex non-core subunit NAF1; protein product: MEAQPEETAVVPEVLQSSAETHREELELNNGTSTEHREEECTAETEPQGLTSVTSDSRLPAELTGGAEEMEVTENLNSVSSSELGDGTTHTHLPKDVSLDPSQNLPLDPPQDPSQNPPQNLPQDPPQNLPHDPPQDLPQVLLTLQDGVCVRDQRDGVCVRDQRDGVCVRVQRDGSSSSSDSDSDSSSSGVTLAVVLGQADDEDDDDEGFSRTKKPCSIKTLDEILPEELPAVEELTVVLPEEAEILPLGSVTSIIQQLVIIQSFKDTPPLKDDSVIFNSDRLAVGKVFEVFGPVSSPFYVLRFNSESDITERGVKLKDSMFYAPSLTDYTLYILTEQLRRLKGSDASWKNDQEPPPEALDFSDDEAEQKMKRKKKKGNVQKSERERGQRADPQPDRDSVTRPQMSQRPLQQSRPPRRDNWGPPPRYEGAPFYTHQPHYPYPPPYQPQSFPLYPPPPPPHMSFPWSPPPSHPYHNLPFSHLPPPPPPPTGPYPPQ